tacccccccccccccaaaaaaaaaaaaaaaaaaaacaaggtcgACTGCAGTTTAGCTCCCCCGGAATGTAAGCGCggacgcacacaacattgtctACCGGCATAATCAATAATATTGTGTATAGCATGCGGTAAGTCACCATGCTTTGATCTGCCTGAGAGACAGTTAATAATGTgcagctgttttggttagcatcAGAGAGTCAAATGTGCTCAACGGTTTTCTATCAAACAGGGATAATTATGCTAACtatgtgtttcttttttgtgctGGTAGTGGCATCAGGAGACTGAGGGAAGATGCATTTCCCACGGTCTTTGATTCCTCATCTGTGACCAAATCCAAATGGCTGCGGAAGGTCCTGAAACAAGAAGACAGGTTGGATAGGGGACTTATTGtgcaaaattgtctttttttttattgcttgtatTCAAATAGTTGGGGCTTAAGTGTCAAAGTACACCACCAAGTAAGTCTTCTGTTATCTGCCTATTTTAAATACCCTGACTTAggcgtttaatttgttctgtgactgcGGTAGTAACCcaaatctcaaatcatctttctctattgaaatgaatacagaggccattaatccattccagctcccataaaacaccaaaaaaaaaaaattttttaacaaGGAAGTAGTACCTTACTGTATTGTGCTTCATAAAAGCCATATAGTTAAGTAGTTTAAcatgattaaatagaatgtgaagaatcaaacagtttgtacatcatGATTTTATGCATTAATTGTGTGGCTCCTTCTtgtgtgcgtgccttggccaccagagggCACCGTAACACATGCAAACGTACATACACGAAGAAGACAGCTACATTAATATTGACCATTTTCacacaggataaagaatatatgcctatttttatattgtctgtctacatgtatgtagacagacaatatgcAACGCCATTTGTGTTAAAGTATGCATTTCTCAAATGGTTATAACTACCGTAACATCGATGCTTGTTAGCCTGTCTAAGGCATatacattgtgtgttagcattaggctagcagACTTTCGTCAGACAAAGTTATGTGCTGTTTGGTTGAATACACAATTTGTAATTCTCTTCTCTTTATGCTTAATTTTCTAattaacttcaactgggagtttcAATCAACAGCTTGAACCGAGCAATTGGCGTCTTTTctgaagaattgtttactagctgccaaactgctgcttgttgtgaagttcgctaCCCCCATCTAGCGCTAGTTAaccaaatttttgctcacaacgcAAGACACAAAAAAATCGCTTAAGTGATgtctcgtatcttgaaaaaaaaaaaaaaccttaagtcaggtcactcttaagtcaaggtaccccTGCACTATTGGACTATTGCTGTTTCAACCAATTATGCTGATCTACCCGTATCGCTTTGTGTATTTTACTGTGTAGAAATGGGAACGTTTCGGGCGAGCAGAGCGCTGACAAGTGTCAAACTCCAGTCGACTCCACAGTTCAAACGTCACTTGAAGCAGAGGAGACCAACGAGGAGCAACCCACAGCTTCTCAAGAGACAGCACAAAATGAGGGGCAGCAATGGCCCCGAGACGAGACCCCTTCACCTCCGCCGGCGTCACCCCCTCGCGCCGTCTCGCCGTCGCGCTACATGCGCCGCCTCCCCCCGCGCCCTGGCTTTTACCTGCCCAAGGAGCACAGCTACGCCCAGCTCTGCCCCCTGCTGTGGCGGAAGCGCTACGACAAGGCCGTGGACTACCTGGAGAAGACCCTGCGGCAGCTGCACGCCGCCCGGCGACGGGAGAACCGACTGCGGGGCTCCCTGCTGAGACTGCGCGACAGACAGCAGAAGATGCAAGTAACCAGAGATGACTCCAAGAGCGCGGGGGGCTTCCGTTCTCAAGGGGGGGATTCTAGAGGTGTGGGTGAGCTTGGAAATGCTGCAGAGAAGTACTGTTGTTACTGCGGGAGAGGCCAAACGGAGAAATTCACCGAGGAACATAACTCCAAGGGGACAAATTCTCCAAGTTTCCCACTTGCAATCCAAGCTACGCGACACCTGCCCGACTGCCGTTGT
This window of the Phyllopteryx taeniolatus isolate TA_2022b chromosome 21, UOR_Ptae_1.2, whole genome shotgun sequence genome carries:
- the thap7 gene encoding THAP domain-containing protein 7 — its product is MPRHCSAGGCKSHDNRETRNAGITFHKLPKEASRRNLWIGNSRRADSWDPQTNFVYFCSKHFTPENFELASCSGIRRLREDAFPTVFDSSSVTKSKWLRKVLKQEDRNGNVSGEQSADKCQTPVDSTVQTSLEAEETNEEQPTASQETAQNEGQQWPRDETPSPPPASPPRAVSPSRYMRRLPPRPGFYLPKEHSYAQLCPLLWRKRYDKAVDYLEKTLRQLHAARRRENRLRGSLLRLRDRQQKMQVTRDDSKSAGGFRSQGGDSRGVGELGNAAEKYCCYCGRGQTEKFTEEHNSKGTNSPSFPLAIQATRHLPDCRCEQCKFKGKSHNQDPQQSLLWIQGEAEGQFILVPVPDENQFQKYFTMEDVACQAGPASRPDSENVGGPTRTGRQQRPVFDTSLEELSEDVREKLKEHLEGFHLQLTSEFTN